One Actinomyces marmotae DNA window includes the following coding sequences:
- the iolB gene encoding 5-deoxy-glucuronate isomerase, with protein MTTGHTAIPAPGVTDIHIPAGSSGHDGLAVDITPERAGWTYSGLRVAVLDPGASQTLSTGESELLVLPLEGGCAVEVDGQGYELDGRDGVFAGITDYLYIPRHKDFTLSSPGGGRFALPSAIATRDLPVARYGREQVRVDLRGAGDCSRQVNNYCLANGVETSHLLCCEVLTPGGNWSSYPAHKHDERSEAERELEEIYYFEIADSPEGGPGFGLHATYAAREDRPIDLCVPVRKGDVALVPYGYHGPCVAAPGYDMYYLNVMAGPDEDLVWLAPDDPSHHWIRATWEAQEVDPRLPMAR; from the coding sequence ATGACCACTGGACACACCGCGATCCCCGCCCCCGGCGTCACCGACATCCACATCCCCGCCGGCTCCTCCGGCCACGACGGCCTCGCCGTCGACATCACCCCCGAGCGCGCGGGGTGGACCTACTCCGGGCTGCGCGTGGCCGTGCTCGACCCGGGCGCCTCTCAGACCCTGTCCACCGGGGAGTCTGAGCTGCTCGTGCTCCCCCTGGAGGGCGGCTGCGCCGTCGAGGTCGATGGCCAGGGCTACGAGCTCGACGGGCGCGACGGCGTGTTCGCCGGCATCACCGACTACCTCTACATCCCGCGCCACAAGGACTTCACCCTCTCCTCGCCCGGAGGCGGGCGCTTCGCCCTTCCCTCGGCGATCGCCACGCGCGATCTGCCCGTGGCCCGCTACGGGCGCGAGCAGGTGCGGGTGGACCTGCGCGGCGCGGGCGACTGCTCGCGCCAGGTCAACAACTACTGCCTGGCCAACGGGGTTGAGACCAGCCATCTGCTGTGCTGCGAGGTCCTGACCCCCGGGGGCAACTGGTCCTCCTATCCCGCCCACAAGCACGACGAGCGCTCCGAGGCCGAGCGCGAGCTCGAGGAGATCTACTACTTCGAGATCGCCGACAGCCCCGAGGGAGGGCCCGGCTTCGGCCTTCACGCGACCTACGCCGCGCGCGAGGACCGCCCCATCGACCTGTGCGTCCCCGTGCGCAAGGGGGACGTGGCCCTCGTGCCCTACGGCTACCACGGCCCCTGCGTCGCGGCCCCCGGCTACGACATGTACTACCTCAACGTCATGGCCGGACCGGATGAGGACCTCGTCTGGCTCGCCCCCGACGACCCGTCCCACCACTGGATCCGCGCCACCTGGGAGGCCCAGGAGGTCGATCCCAGGCTGCCCATGGCGCGCTGA
- a CDS encoding Fic family protein, giving the protein MPLAVDQAMSFLRKHAYKAALFGEVRRRDAYSVPVEPIREAGIVEQWGTGVRRVFAQVAQAGLPEPVIEEVRDRVRVTIYVPSHDPGRVGEHVSKSREQVMVVLTAAGTPRSRSELLAAIGLADAYGNYRRHVLPLIERGYLARMIPGKPNSGLQRYRLTDTGRARRDGRSGDAG; this is encoded by the coding sequence ATGCCGCTGGCCGTGGACCAGGCCATGAGCTTCCTCCGCAAGCACGCCTACAAGGCCGCGCTCTTCGGTGAGGTCCGCCGCCGTGACGCCTACTCCGTCCCCGTTGAGCCGATCCGCGAGGCTGGGATCGTGGAGCAGTGGGGCACCGGCGTGCGGCGGGTGTTCGCCCAGGTCGCGCAGGCCGGTCTGCCCGAGCCGGTGATCGAGGAGGTCCGAGACCGGGTACGGGTGACGATCTACGTGCCCAGCCACGACCCGGGACGGGTGGGTGAGCACGTGAGCAAGTCGAGGGAGCAAGTCATGGTGGTCCTCACCGCTGCGGGCACTCCCCGGTCTCGTTCTGAGTTGCTCGCCGCCATTGGGCTTGCCGACGCCTATGGGAACTACCGCCGCCATGTGCTCCCGCTCATCGAGCGGGGATACCTCGCCCGGATGATCCCCGGCAAGCCCAACAGCGGCCTCCAGCGCTACCGTCTCACCGACACCGGCCGCGCCCGCCGCGACGGCCGTTCCGGAGACGCCGGATGA
- a CDS encoding sugar phosphate isomerase/epimerase family protein, translated as MVDIALDPNMYYRTMPTPRTLYKAAELGFEHVELSPNADFHFWHHRPAADDAFVAELNKAQKETGVKVRTLNPVFNWSSLDERERVAQVSNWRRLLELADALDVREITSEFSGDRNNAKGSEEQWFRSIEELVPHFEKYGIRLNMEAHPYDFIELHDDALRLVRAVNKDWIGYEFCCPHAFHLSDGAGDVERMIRTASEAGKLREVHVADVFNHRANDGNRYIINPPGADVTVHQHNEIGNGEVPWDAVFSTLRDVGFDGVVSVCVFGWHERADDINRAMLDRLKTELG; from the coding sequence ATGGTCGACATCGCGCTTGACCCCAACATGTACTACCGCACGATGCCCACGCCGCGGACCCTCTATAAGGCGGCCGAGCTGGGTTTCGAGCACGTGGAGCTCTCGCCGAACGCCGACTTCCACTTCTGGCACCACCGCCCGGCCGCCGATGACGCCTTCGTCGCCGAGCTGAACAAGGCCCAGAAGGAGACCGGTGTCAAGGTCCGCACCCTCAACCCCGTGTTCAACTGGTCCTCCCTCGACGAGCGCGAGCGGGTCGCCCAGGTGTCCAACTGGCGGCGACTGCTTGAGCTCGCCGACGCCCTGGACGTCCGGGAGATCACCTCGGAGTTCTCCGGGGACCGGAACAACGCCAAGGGCAGTGAGGAGCAGTGGTTCCGTTCGATCGAGGAGCTCGTCCCGCATTTCGAGAAGTACGGGATCCGCCTCAACATGGAGGCCCACCCCTACGACTTCATCGAGTTGCACGACGACGCCCTGCGCCTCGTGCGCGCCGTCAACAAGGACTGGATCGGCTACGAGTTCTGCTGCCCGCACGCCTTCCACCTCTCCGACGGCGCGGGCGACGTGGAGCGCATGATCCGCACGGCCTCCGAGGCGGGCAAGCTCCGCGAGGTCCACGTTGCCGACGTGTTCAACCACAGGGCCAACGACGGCAACCGGTACATCATCAACCCGCCGGGCGCCGATGTCACCGTGCACCAGCACAACGAGATCGGCAACGGCGAGGTCCCCTGGGACGCCGTCTTCTCCACGCTGCGCGACGTGGGCTTTGACGGCGTGGTTTCCGTGTGCGTCTTCGGCTGGCATGAGCGGGCCGACGACATCAACCGCGCTATGCTTGACCGGCTCAAGACTGAGCTCGGCTGA
- a CDS encoding CoA-acylating methylmalonate-semialdehyde dehydrogenase, with protein MKTIQHWINGAYYEGSPIGRFPVENPGTGEVEKELLHASEADLNHAVEVAREAQKSWAGYSLAKRTSIMFKMRELVLAHTDEMARLIVEEHGKNYSDAVGEIQRGRETLDFATAINLALKGEYSFDISTGVDIHTVRQPVGVVAGICPFNFPTMVPMWMHPVAIATGNAFILKPASTTPSAALLTAELYKEAGLPDGVFNVVSGDRTMVTKILEHPGVDAISFVGSTPVAHIIQNTGIANGKRVQALGGANNHAIVMPDSDLDFAAQHISAAAFGAAGERCMALPVVVAVGGCGPDLAQRVKAHAEKIKVGYGMDEGVEMGPVIDAKSKEFIIGLINEGESKGGQVVLDGRGLVIPGHENGHFLGPTIVDNVPLDSDLYREEVFGPVLSIVHADTYDDAIKIVNSSPFGNGSAIFTNDGGVARRFQLDVEAGMVGVNVPIPTPVAYYSFGGWKESLLGDTHIHGPEGVRFYTRAKAITSRWPSEKTYAATMSFQREE; from the coding sequence ATGAAGACGATCCAGCACTGGATCAATGGAGCGTATTACGAGGGCAGCCCGATCGGCCGCTTCCCCGTCGAGAACCCCGGCACCGGCGAGGTGGAGAAGGAGCTGCTCCACGCCTCCGAGGCCGACCTCAACCACGCCGTCGAGGTGGCCAGGGAGGCCCAGAAGAGCTGGGCCGGCTACTCCCTGGCCAAGCGCACCTCCATCATGTTCAAGATGCGCGAACTGGTCCTAGCCCACACCGATGAGATGGCCCGGCTCATCGTCGAGGAGCACGGCAAGAACTACTCCGACGCCGTCGGCGAGATTCAGCGGGGCCGTGAGACCCTCGACTTCGCCACGGCCATCAACCTGGCTCTCAAGGGCGAGTACTCATTCGACATCTCCACCGGCGTTGACATCCACACCGTCCGCCAGCCCGTGGGAGTCGTCGCCGGCATCTGCCCCTTCAACTTCCCCACCATGGTGCCCATGTGGATGCACCCCGTGGCCATCGCCACCGGCAACGCCTTCATCCTCAAGCCCGCCTCCACCACGCCGTCGGCGGCGCTGCTGACGGCCGAACTCTACAAGGAGGCGGGCCTGCCCGACGGCGTCTTCAACGTCGTGTCAGGCGACCGCACCATGGTCACCAAGATCCTGGAGCACCCGGGCGTCGACGCGATCTCCTTCGTCGGCTCCACCCCGGTGGCCCACATCATCCAGAACACCGGCATCGCCAACGGCAAGCGCGTCCAGGCCCTGGGCGGGGCGAACAACCACGCCATCGTCATGCCCGACTCCGACCTAGACTTCGCCGCCCAGCATATCTCCGCCGCCGCCTTCGGGGCCGCGGGCGAGCGCTGCATGGCCCTGCCGGTCGTCGTGGCCGTGGGCGGTTGCGGCCCCGACCTCGCTCAGCGCGTCAAGGCCCACGCCGAGAAGATCAAGGTCGGCTACGGCATGGACGAGGGTGTCGAGATGGGCCCCGTCATCGATGCCAAGTCCAAGGAGTTCATCATCGGCCTCATCAACGAGGGCGAGTCCAAGGGCGGGCAGGTGGTCCTCGACGGGCGCGGGCTGGTGATCCCCGGCCACGAAAACGGCCACTTCCTCGGCCCCACCATCGTGGACAACGTGCCGCTCGACTCCGACCTCTACCGCGAGGAGGTCTTCGGCCCGGTGCTCTCCATCGTCCACGCCGACACCTACGACGACGCCATCAAGATCGTCAACTCCTCGCCCTTCGGCAACGGCTCGGCCATCTTCACCAATGACGGCGGCGTCGCCCGCCGCTTCCAGCTTGACGTCGAGGCGGGCATGGTCGGCGTCAACGTGCCGATCCCCACGCCGGTCGCCTACTACTCCTTCGGGGGATGGAAGGAGTCCCTGCTGGGCGACACCCACATCCACGGCCCCGAGGGCGTCAGGTTCTACACCCGCGCCAAGGCCATCACGTCCCGCTGGCCCAGCGAGAAGACCTACGCCGCCACCATGTCCTTCCAGCGCGAGGAGTGA
- a CDS encoding MFS transporter has product MSDQTTSVDYYTHDKIKELVDKTPPSGKKRSLGAIAIVATLGSLLFGYDTGVISGALPYMYLPTDAGGLNINATEEGLVGAMLCLGAALGAWLGGRLSDMYGRRHNITVLAIVFLVGALGCTFSPNIWVLYFFRVVLGFAVGGASATVPVFLGETAPKRIRGTLVALDQMMIVFGQFVAFSMNAALAQWHGGPAVHVKGEEQQWEAVKHTVDLAMINGGNGAAWRYMLVIASLPAIFLWIGIRMMPESSRWYVANLRIPEAIGALKRVRDEAKDGPIANEVDEMIEVQRQEAAQEKWGLSQIWATPWTRKLLWIGIILGLADQFTGINTAMYYTPKVLAAAGFSVTDSISLNVISGGISFIGSAVGLWLVTRFARRHVGIYQEASIVVSLTALAAVFYFMIQPFQDSEGFIDTNAAGFNSFAPILVLIIVCLFVFAKQSGTVTWVLVSEIFPAKVRGTALGLAVAALWIANGIVAYVFPVMMERIGGAGTYLIFALINVGSLLFYMKVVPETKYDSLEELEMRFEKEYS; this is encoded by the coding sequence ATGTCCGATCAGACGACGTCGGTGGACTACTACACCCACGACAAGATCAAGGAGCTGGTGGACAAGACGCCACCATCCGGGAAGAAGCGGTCGTTGGGTGCGATCGCCATCGTCGCCACGCTGGGATCGCTGCTCTTCGGCTACGACACCGGCGTGATCTCCGGGGCGCTGCCCTACATGTACCTGCCCACCGATGCGGGCGGCCTGAACATCAACGCCACTGAGGAAGGGCTCGTCGGCGCCATGCTGTGCCTGGGCGCGGCCCTGGGCGCCTGGCTCGGCGGGCGCCTGTCCGACATGTACGGGCGCCGCCACAACATCACCGTCCTGGCCATCGTGTTCCTCGTGGGCGCGCTGGGATGCACCTTCTCCCCGAACATCTGGGTCCTCTACTTCTTCCGCGTCGTGCTGGGCTTCGCCGTCGGCGGCGCTTCGGCCACCGTCCCCGTCTTCCTCGGCGAGACGGCTCCCAAGCGCATTCGCGGCACCCTCGTCGCCCTCGATCAGATGATGATCGTCTTCGGGCAGTTCGTGGCCTTCTCCATGAACGCCGCCCTCGCCCAGTGGCACGGCGGCCCTGCCGTCCACGTCAAAGGCGAGGAGCAGCAGTGGGAGGCCGTCAAGCACACCGTCGACCTGGCGATGATCAACGGCGGCAACGGCGCGGCCTGGCGCTACATGCTCGTCATCGCCTCGCTGCCCGCGATCTTCCTGTGGATCGGCATCCGCATGATGCCCGAGTCCTCCCGCTGGTACGTGGCGAACCTGCGCATCCCCGAGGCCATCGGCGCCCTCAAGCGAGTGCGTGACGAGGCCAAGGACGGTCCCATCGCCAACGAGGTCGACGAGATGATCGAGGTCCAGCGCCAGGAGGCGGCGCAGGAGAAGTGGGGGCTGTCCCAGATCTGGGCCACCCCGTGGACCCGCAAGCTGCTGTGGATCGGCATCATCCTGGGCCTGGCGGACCAGTTCACCGGCATCAACACCGCGATGTACTACACGCCCAAGGTCCTGGCCGCCGCGGGCTTCTCCGTGACCGACTCGATCTCCCTCAACGTGATCTCCGGCGGCATCTCCTTCATCGGCTCCGCCGTGGGCCTGTGGCTGGTGACCAGGTTCGCCCGCCGCCACGTGGGCATCTACCAGGAGGCCTCGATCGTGGTCTCGCTGACGGCCCTCGCGGCGGTCTTCTACTTCATGATCCAGCCCTTCCAGGACTCCGAGGGATTCATCGACACCAACGCCGCGGGCTTCAACTCGTTCGCGCCGATCCTCGTGCTCATCATCGTGTGCCTGTTCGTGTTCGCCAAGCAGTCCGGCACGGTGACCTGGGTGCTCGTCTCCGAGATCTTCCCGGCCAAGGTCCGCGGCACCGCGCTCGGCCTGGCGGTCGCGGCCCTGTGGATCGCCAACGGCATCGTCGCCTACGTCTTCCCCGTCATGATGGAGAGGATCGGCGGGGCGGGAACCTACCTCATCTTCGCCCTCATCAACGTCGGCTCGCTCCTGTTCTACATGAAGGTCGTGCCCGAGACGAAGTACGACTCCCTTGAGGAGCTCGAGATGCGCTTCGAGAAGGAGTACAGCTGA
- a CDS encoding Gfo/Idh/MocA family protein: MTVRIGLIGAGGMGRAHLARIHDDLSGGEIVAVADINPDAAKSAAEPYGAKAYASSDELINDPDVDAVLIATFGKVHAPDVIKAIEAGKYVLCEKPLATTAEDCIAIMEAEQRAGKRLVTVGFMRRFDAAYNEMKEVLDSGEHGQALMVHNRHRNPSVPENYTSRMAIDDTAIHEFDTMRWLLGEEIVKVRVDRPKPTTHRFDHLIDPIVVVAYTESGVRIDDEVNVNLQWAYSIECELVLETAAVRLGDQERIHIRDSHGNRNAMCQSHIDRFQAAFNREVQEWINAVAEDRHTGSTAWDGYAATCVVDAAVKSHEDGGSPLVDVELIDKPAFYA; the protein is encoded by the coding sequence ATGACAGTCCGTATCGGCCTCATCGGCGCCGGCGGCATGGGCCGCGCCCACCTGGCCCGCATCCACGACGATCTCTCGGGCGGCGAGATCGTCGCCGTCGCCGACATCAACCCCGACGCCGCGAAGTCAGCCGCCGAGCCCTACGGCGCCAAGGCATATGCCAGCTCCGATGAGCTCATCAACGATCCCGACGTCGACGCCGTGCTCATCGCCACCTTCGGCAAGGTCCACGCGCCCGATGTCATCAAGGCCATCGAGGCCGGCAAGTACGTCCTGTGCGAGAAGCCCCTGGCCACCACCGCCGAGGACTGCATCGCCATCATGGAGGCCGAGCAGAGGGCCGGCAAGAGGCTCGTCACGGTCGGCTTCATGCGCCGCTTCGACGCCGCCTACAACGAGATGAAGGAGGTCCTCGACTCCGGCGAGCACGGCCAGGCCCTCATGGTCCACAACCGCCACCGCAACCCCTCCGTGCCGGAGAACTACACCTCGCGCATGGCCATCGACGACACCGCCATCCACGAGTTCGACACGATGCGCTGGCTGCTGGGCGAGGAGATCGTCAAGGTGCGCGTCGACCGTCCCAAGCCCACCACCCACCGCTTCGACCACCTCATCGACCCCATCGTCGTCGTGGCCTACACCGAGTCCGGCGTGCGCATCGACGATGAGGTCAACGTCAACCTCCAGTGGGCCTACTCCATCGAGTGTGAGCTCGTCCTCGAAACCGCCGCCGTGCGGCTGGGCGACCAGGAGAGGATCCACATCCGGGACTCCCACGGCAACCGCAACGCCATGTGCCAGTCGCATATCGACCGCTTCCAGGCCGCCTTCAACCGCGAGGTCCAGGAGTGGATCAACGCGGTCGCGGAGGACCGCCACACCGGATCCACCGCCTGGGACGGCTACGCCGCCACCTGCGTCGTCGACGCCGCGGTGAAGTCCCACGAGGATGGCGGCTCGCCGCTGGTCGACGTCGAGCTCATCGACAAGCCGGCCTTCTATGCCTGA
- a CDS encoding MFS transporter: MRLRACAWLAGLLLGAVHGVIAISLGARAGGAPALVIALGLGMALGALLARWPSDHLGRRPVNLATGLLIAPAALGAALLPGPWSLAGAAVVGLGAGALLLVLPQIAHELSLRGHRRLTPQALALIPAGAAASALICRWSPDAVMTAWLLVLGLGVIHALLAASLPESPVWNAAHGRLEHSIAALKALHGPLEAAVAIDWTRLDAEMLAVQQPLTGADLRVPQVRGAVLTGFVLVLAREAPLGAAALVLGLRAVADAVGASEAPTAWALALSAGWIAVSALALLLVLRVDGLRFARIVLGVALAVLAATVLVASAPAPPGAGRGAGAALGLLGLIAAQWIGLEPACRGAIDPRVPPWLVAAQRSATALGESIARFATILVPIIVVQEFGAVTAAYALLGFEAVVLVVVLGRLPRSVTGG, encoded by the coding sequence CTGCGCCTACGGGCCTGCGCTTGGCTCGCCGGCCTGCTGCTGGGCGCCGTCCACGGCGTCATCGCCATCAGCCTGGGCGCCCGCGCCGGGGGCGCGCCCGCGCTCGTCATCGCGCTCGGCCTGGGGATGGCCCTGGGCGCGCTTCTCGCCCGCTGGCCCAGCGACCACCTGGGGCGCAGGCCGGTCAACCTTGCCACCGGGTTGCTCATCGCCCCCGCGGCCCTGGGCGCCGCCCTCCTGCCCGGCCCCTGGTCGCTCGCGGGCGCCGCCGTCGTAGGGCTGGGCGCGGGGGCCCTCCTGCTCGTCCTGCCCCAGATCGCCCACGAACTGTCCCTGCGGGGGCACCGCCGCCTCACCCCGCAGGCCCTCGCCCTCATCCCCGCCGGAGCGGCGGCCAGCGCCCTCATCTGCCGGTGGTCCCCGGACGCGGTCATGACCGCCTGGCTCCTCGTCCTGGGCCTGGGGGTGATCCACGCGCTCCTGGCCGCCAGCCTGCCGGAATCGCCCGTGTGGAACGCCGCTCACGGGCGCCTTGAGCACTCCATCGCCGCCCTCAAGGCCCTCCACGGCCCCCTGGAGGCCGCCGTTGCCATCGACTGGACGCGCCTCGACGCCGAGATGCTCGCCGTCCAGCAGCCCCTGACCGGGGCGGACCTGCGCGTCCCCCAGGTGCGCGGCGCCGTGCTGACCGGCTTCGTCCTAGTGCTGGCGCGCGAGGCGCCCCTGGGCGCCGCGGCGCTGGTGCTGGGACTGCGCGCGGTGGCCGACGCCGTCGGCGCGAGCGAGGCCCCCACGGCATGGGCCCTCGCCCTGAGCGCGGGCTGGATCGCCGTCTCCGCCCTGGCGCTGCTCCTCGTCCTGAGGGTGGACGGGCTGCGCTTCGCCAGGATCGTCCTCGGCGTGGCCCTGGCGGTCCTGGCGGCGACCGTCCTCGTCGCCAGCGCCCCGGCGCCCCCGGGGGCTGGGCGGGGCGCCGGAGCGGCGCTGGGCCTGCTCGGGCTCATCGCGGCGCAGTGGATCGGCCTTGAGCCCGCCTGCCGGGGGGCGATCGACCCCCGGGTGCCGCCGTGGCTCGTGGCGGCGCAGCGGAGCGCCACCGCGCTGGGGGAGTCGATCGCGCGGTTCGCGACCATCCTGGTCCCGATCATTGTCGTCCAGGAGTTCGGCGCGGTGACGGCCGCCTACGCGCTGCTCGGCTTCGAGGCCGTGGTGCTCGTCGTCGTCCTCGGGCGCCTGCCGCGCAGCGTCACCGGGGGATGA
- a CDS encoding sugar phosphate isomerase/epimerase family protein gives MSTTTNSKAVNTNDPKYSKLTIGVCPDQWGVWFPEDPKQMDPRQAWEEMAEAGFEVIETGPYGYFPTDPKELQKWCDEFGMRVVAGTGWGILHKQEAWETTLKTFRAIAETHAAVGAEYIVHLPPLYRDDKTWEWTDDRVLSDDAWKLYVEHANALGQMLLDEYGLKMVLHPHGDSHIETPEEIARIFDATDPTYVNLCLDSGHVVYGGGDPVELCRKYPERITYVHIKAFDEDITREAHEKDWPFGEAVTKGASVCPPAGLPEMHEFVDALAALDKPIYAICEQDCYPCDPSFPKANAINMRKYLAECGLGLA, from the coding sequence ATGTCGACGACGACGAACTCGAAGGCTGTCAACACCAACGACCCGAAGTACTCGAAGCTCACCATTGGCGTCTGCCCGGACCAGTGGGGAGTCTGGTTCCCCGAGGACCCCAAGCAGATGGACCCCCGCCAGGCCTGGGAGGAGATGGCCGAGGCCGGCTTTGAGGTCATCGAGACCGGCCCCTATGGCTACTTCCCGACCGACCCCAAGGAACTGCAGAAGTGGTGCGACGAGTTCGGCATGCGCGTCGTCGCCGGCACTGGCTGGGGGATCCTCCACAAGCAGGAGGCCTGGGAGACCACGCTGAAGACCTTCCGCGCCATCGCCGAGACCCACGCCGCCGTCGGGGCGGAGTACATCGTCCACCTCCCCCCGCTCTACCGCGATGACAAGACCTGGGAGTGGACCGATGACCGCGTCCTGTCCGACGACGCCTGGAAGCTCTACGTCGAGCACGCCAACGCCCTGGGCCAGATGCTGCTGGACGAGTACGGCCTCAAGATGGTCCTCCACCCCCACGGCGACTCCCACATCGAGACCCCCGAGGAGATCGCCCGGATCTTCGACGCCACCGACCCGACCTACGTCAACCTCTGCCTCGACTCCGGTCACGTGGTCTACGGCGGCGGCGACCCCGTCGAGCTGTGCCGGAAGTACCCCGAGCGCATCACTTACGTCCACATCAAGGCCTTCGATGAGGACATCACCCGCGAGGCCCACGAGAAGGACTGGCCCTTCGGCGAGGCCGTCACCAAGGGCGCCTCGGTCTGCCCGCCCGCCGGCCTGCCCGAGATGCACGAGTTCGTCGACGCCCTGGCGGCCCTCGACAAGCCCATCTACGCCATCTGCGAGCAGGACTGCTACCCCTGCGACCCGTCCTTCCCCAAGGCCAACGCCATCAACATGCGCAAGTACCTGGCCGAGTGCGGCCTGGGGCTGGCCTGA
- the iolD gene encoding 3D-(3,5/4)-trihydroxycyclohexane-1,2-dione acylhydrolase (decyclizing) produces the protein MSNEAYSGTIRLTVAQATIRFLSNQYSERDGVEQRLIAGAFGIFGHGNVAGIGQALLQNEIAPVEGEEPMPYIMPRNEQGQVHAAAAFAKVKNRLQTYMCTASIGPGSLNMVTGAALATTNRLPVLLFPSDQFATRVPDPVLQQLEDPTTLDVTVNDAFRPVSRFFDRINRPEQLIPSLLNAMRVLTDPAETGAVVIAMPQDVQAEAHDWPVEFFRKRVWHVRRPVPEPAALERAVAMIKAAKRPMIISGGGTIYSEASEELRALATATGIPVADTQAGKGAINFDHPCAIGGVGSTGGDSGNHIADKADLVIGVGTRYSDFTTASKTQFKNPDVRFVNINVCAFDAAKESAEMVVADAREALAALTTALDGYHVDEAYSAEITAEREGWLARTAECYHLGHGPLPAQTEVFGALNELMGDEDILINAAGSMPGDLQALWQARTPVQYHVEYAFSCMGYEVPAALGCKLARPESEVVSIVGDGTYQMLPMELATVVQEGVKVIYVLLQNYGFASIGALSQSRGSQRFGTKYRLRGAGSHLADEEKVPGVDIAANARSWGLEVHEVHSIAEFREAYAKAAASDKPSMIHIETDLYGPNPPGSSWWDVPVSGVSRLESTQRAYEDYDRDRAPQRHYL, from the coding sequence GTGAGCAATGAGGCCTACTCGGGAACGATCCGCCTGACCGTGGCGCAGGCGACCATCCGCTTCCTGTCCAACCAGTACTCCGAGCGCGACGGCGTCGAGCAGCGCCTCATCGCCGGCGCCTTCGGCATCTTCGGCCACGGCAATGTCGCCGGCATCGGCCAGGCGCTCCTCCAGAACGAGATCGCGCCCGTCGAGGGCGAGGAGCCGATGCCCTACATCATGCCCCGCAACGAGCAGGGCCAGGTCCATGCGGCCGCCGCCTTCGCCAAGGTGAAGAACCGGTTGCAGACCTACATGTGCACCGCCTCCATCGGCCCGGGCAGCCTCAACATGGTCACCGGCGCCGCCCTGGCCACCACCAACCGCCTGCCCGTCCTGCTCTTCCCCTCCGACCAGTTCGCCACCCGCGTGCCGGACCCGGTGCTCCAGCAGCTCGAGGACCCGACGACGCTCGATGTCACCGTGAACGACGCCTTCCGCCCCGTCTCGCGCTTCTTCGACCGCATCAACCGGCCCGAGCAGCTCATTCCCTCGCTCCTGAACGCCATGCGCGTGCTCACCGACCCCGCCGAGACCGGCGCCGTCGTCATCGCCATGCCCCAGGACGTCCAGGCCGAGGCCCATGACTGGCCGGTGGAGTTCTTCCGCAAGAGGGTATGGCACGTGCGCCGCCCCGTGCCCGAGCCGGCCGCCCTGGAGCGCGCCGTGGCCATGATCAAGGCCGCCAAGAGGCCGATGATCATCTCCGGCGGTGGCACGATCTACTCCGAGGCCAGCGAGGAGCTCCGCGCCCTGGCCACCGCCACGGGCATTCCCGTGGCCGACACCCAGGCGGGCAAGGGGGCCATCAACTTCGACCACCCCTGCGCCATCGGGGGAGTGGGATCCACCGGCGGGGACTCCGGCAACCACATCGCCGATAAGGCTGATCTCGTCATCGGCGTGGGCACCCGCTACTCCGACTTCACCACCGCCTCCAAGACGCAGTTCAAGAACCCTGACGTCCGCTTCGTCAACATCAACGTCTGCGCCTTCGACGCCGCCAAGGAGAGCGCCGAGATGGTCGTGGCCGACGCCCGCGAGGCCCTGGCCGCCCTAACGACGGCGCTGGATGGCTACCACGTGGACGAGGCCTACTCGGCCGAGATCACCGCCGAGCGCGAGGGGTGGCTGGCCCGCACCGCAGAGTGCTACCACCTGGGCCACGGCCCGCTGCCCGCCCAGACGGAGGTCTTCGGCGCCCTCAACGAGCTCATGGGTGACGAGGACATCCTGATCAACGCCGCCGGCTCCATGCCCGGTGACCTCCAGGCCCTCTGGCAGGCCCGCACCCCCGTCCAGTACCACGTGGAGTACGCCTTCAGTTGCATGGGCTACGAAGTCCCGGCAGCTCTGGGCTGCAAGCTCGCCCGCCCCGAGTCCGAGGTCGTCTCGATCGTCGGCGACGGCACCTACCAGATGCTCCCCATGGAGCTGGCCACGGTGGTTCAGGAGGGCGTCAAGGTCATCTACGTCCTGCTGCAGAACTACGGCTTCGCCTCCATCGGGGCGCTGTCTCAGTCGCGCGGCTCCCAGCGCTTCGGCACCAAGTACCGCCTGCGCGGGGCGGGCAGCCACCTGGCCGATGAGGAGAAGGTCCCCGGCGTCGACATTGCCGCCAACGCCCGCTCCTGGGGCCTGGAGGTCCACGAGGTCCACTCCATCGCCGAGTTCCGCGAGGCCTACGCCAAGGCCGCCGCCAGTGACAAGCCCTCGATGATCCACATCGAGACCGACCTCTACGGGCCCAACCCGCCCGGGTCGAGCTGGTGGGACGTGCCCGTTTCGGGCGTCTCGCGCCTGGAGTCCACGCAGAGGGCGTACGAGGACTACGACCGCGACCGCGCGCCGCAGCGCCACTACCTGTGA